One Arthrobacter sp. StoSoilB19 DNA window includes the following coding sequences:
- a CDS encoding 3'-5' exonuclease, whose translation MASVTLMKGANKVDGSLKGKVLDFLYKLQEDDTAPGLHIEPMKTYKDSRARTGRVDQQFRAVLFKLNAGTEPHYVYAGTFNHDEAIKKAQTSILTVNPVSGIAELISAPAEGSATPPPAAVVPPTATGPAYENGLQKAGYTPSYLFEELGIPERTGAAAIGAASMEAFEQVVTDEAVPEWQGLALIDLEAGKSLQEVKEGLGIGDYVDDPTKSDDEKLAEALKHPASKLEFTYAEGFEDLEYVINNESFQDWLVFLHPAQAQYAVKDRNGAFRLSGGAGTGKTVVAIHRAKHLADQDPGSRILLTTFTKTLADSLAQNVGRLDPVLNQSDKLGEAPVTVAGIDSVAAQVWSKASPEEQAGAFSAVLGTPDAAATSRSSDKEWGEALEQVEHKLEPALANPTFLGQEYLSIVLANSVTDRDGYLTVPRGGRGTALNRMKRIEVWKVIEAYRRICRSKGAVSYPELAALAAGVLDQRAAGGGARPFDHVIVDEAQDFHAGHWLLLRALVAPGANDLFIAEDSHQRIYGQKVPLSRFGIQIVGRSRRLTLNYRTTAQNLAFAVGLLSGIPFTDIEDTAEESSDYRSARSGPHPQLEGKESLSKELDNAADWVKAWTADPDFAPETLGVLVRSGKQVDFVVSGLLERGVSTQKVSGDKEAHPGEPVVMTMHRAKGMEFSKIILFGVGEANMPLQWALKDLGDAEKSDALLQERSLLYVAATRARDELVVSWSGKPSELLGVSS comes from the coding sequence ATGGCATCGGTAACCCTGATGAAGGGGGCCAACAAGGTCGACGGATCGCTCAAGGGCAAAGTCTTGGACTTCCTTTACAAGCTTCAGGAAGACGACACCGCCCCGGGCCTCCACATCGAACCGATGAAAACCTACAAGGACTCCCGGGCGCGCACAGGCCGCGTTGACCAGCAGTTCCGGGCCGTGTTGTTCAAGCTTAACGCCGGGACAGAACCGCATTACGTCTATGCGGGCACGTTCAACCACGACGAGGCAATCAAAAAGGCACAGACAAGCATCCTGACCGTCAACCCGGTCAGCGGTATTGCTGAACTCATCAGCGCACCGGCAGAAGGATCAGCGACCCCGCCACCGGCCGCTGTTGTTCCCCCGACAGCGACAGGTCCCGCCTATGAGAACGGCCTCCAAAAAGCCGGGTACACGCCGTCGTACCTCTTCGAGGAGCTGGGCATTCCCGAACGTACCGGCGCAGCTGCGATCGGTGCGGCTTCTATGGAGGCGTTCGAACAGGTGGTCACTGACGAAGCAGTCCCCGAATGGCAGGGTCTTGCCCTTATTGACCTTGAGGCAGGGAAGTCCCTCCAGGAAGTCAAAGAAGGCCTGGGGATTGGCGACTACGTCGATGACCCCACGAAGTCCGATGATGAGAAGCTTGCCGAGGCGCTCAAGCACCCTGCCTCGAAGCTTGAATTCACGTATGCCGAGGGGTTCGAAGACCTCGAGTACGTCATCAACAACGAGAGTTTTCAGGACTGGCTGGTATTCCTGCACCCGGCCCAAGCCCAGTACGCGGTCAAGGACCGCAACGGGGCCTTCCGGCTTTCCGGCGGGGCGGGTACGGGCAAAACTGTGGTGGCGATCCACCGTGCAAAGCACTTGGCGGACCAGGACCCGGGCTCGCGCATCCTGCTGACCACATTCACGAAGACGCTGGCCGATAGTCTTGCTCAAAACGTGGGGCGTCTGGATCCGGTGCTGAATCAGAGCGACAAGCTCGGTGAAGCCCCGGTGACTGTAGCCGGCATCGACTCCGTCGCTGCCCAGGTCTGGTCAAAGGCATCGCCTGAGGAACAAGCTGGCGCCTTTAGTGCGGTGCTTGGGACGCCCGATGCCGCGGCGACGAGCCGCTCGAGTGACAAGGAATGGGGTGAGGCCCTTGAGCAAGTGGAGCACAAGCTCGAGCCCGCTCTGGCGAACCCCACATTTCTGGGGCAGGAGTACCTGTCTATCGTCCTTGCGAATTCAGTGACTGACAGGGACGGGTACCTGACCGTTCCGCGAGGAGGTCGCGGCACGGCCTTGAACCGGATGAAACGGATCGAGGTTTGGAAGGTCATTGAGGCTTATCGGCGGATCTGCCGGAGCAAGGGAGCCGTAAGTTATCCCGAACTCGCAGCACTGGCTGCTGGGGTCCTTGACCAGCGGGCCGCTGGGGGAGGGGCCCGCCCCTTCGACCACGTGATTGTTGATGAGGCTCAAGATTTTCACGCTGGCCACTGGCTCCTGCTGCGTGCACTGGTGGCGCCTGGTGCCAACGACTTGTTCATTGCGGAGGACTCCCACCAGCGGATCTATGGGCAGAAGGTGCCCCTCAGCCGGTTCGGCATCCAAATCGTTGGGCGCTCACGGCGTCTGACGCTCAACTACCGGACGACGGCCCAGAACCTTGCTTTCGCCGTCGGCCTCCTCTCCGGGATTCCGTTCACTGACATTGAGGACACCGCGGAGGAATCCTCAGACTACCGGTCCGCTAGAAGCGGGCCGCACCCCCAGCTTGAGGGTAAGGAGTCGCTCTCCAAGGAGCTCGATAACGCCGCTGATTGGGTCAAGGCGTGGACAGCCGATCCGGACTTCGCGCCGGAAACCCTCGGCGTTCTCGTGCGCTCAGGCAAGCAGGTGGACTTCGTGGTCAGCGGACTGCTTGAGCGCGGAGTCTCTACCCAGAAAGTTTCCGGTGACAAAGAGGCACATCCTGGCGAGCCGGTTGTGATGACCATGCACCGGGCGAAGGGCATGGAGTTTTCTAAGATCATCCTTTTCGGCGTAGGGGAGGCGAATATGCCTCTGCAATGGGCGCTCAAGGATCTCGGTGACGCCGAGAAGTCTGACGCCCTGTTGCAGGAGCGTTCATTGTTGTACGTAGCTGCGACGCGGGCGCGGGATGAACTGGTGGTCTCCTGGAGCGGGAAACCGTCGGAACTGCTGGGGGTTAGTTCCTAG
- a CDS encoding UvrD-helicase domain-containing protein, translating into MEKRRVASPDDPIALSRIDFEDGDKLYIGKVAIFDEDKNLLVVNWQAPAAAVANQASIQDPMGLRSKRVFDAPANKILDFEDIVFKALAEAVSELDEHTYTGDALLQALSRKRGSEMTDIVKTIQAAQDKLVRAEPDQLLVIQGGPGTGKTAVALHRVSWLLFNYQDELPPEDVLVVGPNPTFTKYIRRVLPDLGDDDVVQQALQNLLSNDVRISGEDSTETARVKGSARMSQVLKNGLKQRIRVPAADVRIQRRNTVLTVSIPANSVADVLSNMQFETFADGRRRFRQRLVELCAPLLGNIRQVAPEQFLDVRALEAEVEKIWPQITPQQFLRELLGSKERLKRAAYGHLTSEEIELLYRQQSDKVGDEAWTVADLALLDEAQALMRESPRTYGHIVVDEAQDLSKMQLRAIRRRSKNGSMTVVGDIAQSTGPYSRDSWDDVAQILSEGTADSTGTRVVELEHGYRVPKQVFDVALPLLKSAAPSITPPRILREVDYEPRFVGAHREELALEVSRSVFTHSGRGRFVGVIAPTYLWPELRTAFRSDDLQWSESTEGELSTAINLVTPEDAKGLEFDAVLVVDPAGILAMPHGERMLYIALTRTTTHLDVIYPSGSWPPILGGSDKPEPPMAVDVEQPRQPSKADVKILSDPAPGADSATPDAASTIALRNLVSDVVPSLTVGAAPEHFVGTEMSRLDGMQQAMAEHWAKFFASQLRDNVPPKLVPAIVEELARIASEE; encoded by the coding sequence ATGGAGAAACGCAGGGTTGCCTCCCCTGATGACCCGATTGCACTTTCGCGCATTGACTTTGAAGACGGCGACAAACTGTATATCGGTAAGGTTGCCATCTTCGATGAGGACAAGAATCTCCTGGTCGTCAACTGGCAGGCCCCAGCCGCGGCGGTAGCTAATCAGGCCTCCATACAAGACCCCATGGGGCTGCGCAGCAAGCGGGTCTTCGACGCGCCAGCGAACAAGATTCTCGATTTCGAAGACATCGTCTTCAAAGCTTTGGCCGAAGCCGTTAGCGAGCTCGACGAGCATACCTATACGGGGGATGCCCTACTGCAGGCCTTGAGTCGTAAGCGCGGCTCCGAGATGACGGATATCGTCAAGACGATCCAGGCGGCTCAAGACAAGCTCGTGCGCGCGGAGCCGGACCAGCTCCTTGTCATACAAGGTGGTCCCGGCACTGGCAAGACGGCGGTGGCCCTTCATCGTGTTTCATGGCTTCTGTTTAACTATCAGGACGAATTGCCGCCAGAGGATGTACTTGTCGTCGGGCCCAATCCGACCTTCACGAAATACATTCGAAGGGTTTTGCCCGATCTTGGAGACGATGACGTCGTCCAGCAAGCATTGCAGAACCTCTTGTCCAACGACGTGCGTATCAGCGGGGAAGACTCAACTGAGACGGCGAGGGTTAAGGGCTCGGCACGTATGAGCCAGGTCTTGAAAAACGGGCTGAAGCAACGCATCCGAGTTCCGGCCGCGGATGTACGAATTCAACGACGAAATACAGTCCTTACTGTTTCTATCCCTGCAAATTCCGTCGCCGATGTCTTGAGTAACATGCAGTTCGAGACATTTGCTGACGGCCGCCGTCGCTTTAGGCAGCGGCTCGTCGAGCTGTGTGCCCCTTTGCTTGGCAACATCCGTCAGGTTGCCCCGGAACAATTTCTCGATGTACGGGCTCTGGAAGCGGAAGTCGAAAAAATCTGGCCGCAGATAACTCCCCAGCAATTTCTGCGGGAACTCCTTGGCTCTAAGGAACGACTCAAGCGGGCTGCCTACGGGCACCTGACGTCGGAAGAGATCGAGCTGCTGTACCGGCAGCAATCCGACAAAGTAGGAGATGAGGCTTGGACTGTCGCCGACCTCGCCCTGCTCGATGAGGCGCAGGCGCTAATGCGCGAGTCACCTCGCACATACGGGCACATTGTGGTGGATGAAGCACAGGACCTCTCCAAGATGCAGCTTCGTGCGATACGCAGACGTTCCAAAAACGGATCGATGACTGTAGTCGGTGACATAGCTCAGTCGACCGGGCCGTACTCACGCGATTCCTGGGACGACGTGGCGCAGATTCTCAGTGAGGGCACAGCGGACAGCACGGGCACCCGCGTGGTGGAGCTTGAGCACGGCTACCGGGTACCGAAGCAGGTCTTTGACGTCGCCCTGCCGCTGCTCAAGTCAGCTGCACCTTCAATAACCCCTCCGCGCATCTTGAGGGAAGTTGACTACGAGCCCCGATTCGTTGGCGCCCACCGGGAGGAACTGGCCCTCGAGGTATCGCGCTCCGTATTCACCCACAGTGGACGGGGCCGCTTTGTCGGCGTGATCGCCCCGACATACTTGTGGCCGGAGCTTAGAACCGCATTCCGAAGTGATGATCTGCAGTGGAGCGAATCAACCGAAGGTGAGCTGTCCACCGCCATCAATCTTGTTACGCCTGAGGATGCCAAGGGGCTCGAGTTTGACGCCGTCCTGGTGGTTGATCCGGCGGGAATCCTGGCCATGCCGCATGGCGAACGCATGTTGTACATCGCACTAACACGTACAACTACTCATCTGGACGTGATTTATCCCTCGGGCTCGTGGCCGCCGATTCTTGGTGGTTCGGACAAGCCGGAGCCACCAATGGCAGTTGACGTTGAACAGCCGCGACAGCCATCCAAAGCTGACGTGAAGATCTTGAGTGATCCAGCTCCCGGAGCCGACTCCGCTACTCCGGATGCCGCATCTACTATCGCGCTTCGTAACCTGGTCTCCGACGTCGTCCCATCCCTTACTGTTGGCGCTGCCCCGGAACATTTTGTGGGGACGGAGATGTCCCGCCTGGATGGAATGCAGCAGGCGATGGCTGAGCATTGGGCCAAGTTCTTCGCATCCCAGCTGCGGGATAACGTGCCGCCCAAGTTGGTTCCAGCTATCGTCGAAGAGCTGGCCCGCATCGCTTCGGAGGAGTGA